The Pseudanabaena sp. PCC 6802 genomic interval CGGCTGAGGTTGGCATCGCTGAGGTTGGCATCTATGAGGTCGGCACGGCTGAGGTTGGCATCGCCGAGGTTGGCAAAGCTGAGGTTGGCACGGCTGAGGGTAGCACCGAAGAGGTTGGCATAGCTGAGGTCGGCACCGCTGACATCAAGCTTTAATTTGCCAACGATATCAGCTTCGATCAAAAAGCGAATAACGCTAGTTTTACGTTCTTTGTCGTCTTCAAATCTCCGTAGGATAGATAGCGTTCTAGCGCGAATTACGTCACATGCCGAATCTAATAGCTCTTTCTCCTCAACAGCAGGTTTAGTTTTAGTCGCGATCGCCAGGAGATTCTTATCGACTAACAGCACAGATAGTCGGTCGAAGTAGACTTGTAGAACTTCTTCCTTGGTTTCATCCGCATCACGTTCTCGCTGCGCTCTAGCCACTTCCTCAGAACGCTTCTGCTGCATTTGCTGGAGCCAGTACCCCAGAATTGCCAATGACAGCGGTACTCCTAGTAGACTCAGCCAGTCCCAGAGTGTTTTTCCTTCATCGATCTTGGTTGTTTCAACAGACTTGGTAACATTCCCTTTAGCGTCTCTCTCGATGCTTTTTGTGCTCACAGATTCCCCCTTTTCAAAGCCAAATCCACCTGGCCAGAGGACGGGCTTGGAAACCCATACAGCCGCAAGAATGGTAGCGATTAGCAGTAGCAACAAGAGGCGTTGCTGAAAGGATACGAGGCGTTGCCGAAAGGATAGGAGTAGATTGGTTTTAGGATTCTTGGACATTAGCATTAGCATTAGCAAATGGGTTCTTGAGCAGTTCAGGGAGCTGGCGAATCCCTGCGTGGGGCGCAGCCCCACACCCCTTTTTCTCAAATCATTTGTGATTGTTATATGTAAATTAATTTTTACTTTGCATATTAGGTTTACTGGTTAAACTATATTGATTTTGCTAACTCAAACAAAGGAGAATCGATCGCAAATGGCGGAAAATCAGGTGTTGGCTAAAAATACCATTAACGTTGATGGAGAGACAATCGAGATCTTCGTGCAAGTAGACAAACCCACTGTCAGAGGTGGGCTGGGTGAAAATGAGCGTAGCGATGCCGTTGATAAAACCATCGACGCGGCAAAAGATATGCTTGCCGATGCCATGAAGCTTGTTAAAACTTCCGCTTTACGTGCATATCAAAGTATTAATAGCATTAACGAAACGAGTCGCCCTGATGAATGGGAGGTAAAGATGGCAGTCAAGTTAGACAGTAAAGTAGGAGCGTTTATTGCTGAATTGAATGCCGGGGCACAATTAGAAGTCACGATGAAGTGGAAGGTTAAAAGCTAATGCCTTCAGAAGAAAACCCGTGCCATAAAATTCTTCCCTACACGCGCATTGTCGGGCAAGAACAGTTGAAGCTCGCACTCGAACTGTCGTATATCGCCAAAGGAATAGGTGGTGTATTGCTCAGCGGTAATAGAGGATCGGGGAAGTCCACAGCAGTTAGGGCATTTGGGCTTTTAGCTTACGGCGAGCTGCCCGTGACTTTGCCCATGAATGCGACAGAAGATCGCGTGATTGGTGGCTGGCAGATCGATGCGTTGATGAAATCCGAAGCAAAATGGCAGGATGGGCTGCTGGTGGAAGCGAGCAAGGATAACAAACAAATTCTCTATATCGATGAGGTGAATTTGCTCGACGATCGCGTGGTGAATATTATTCTCGATGCCACTTCAACGGGAATCCTGGAAATTCAACGCGAAGGCGAAAGCAAGCAAGAACTGATATCCTTTACCCTAATCGGCACGATGAACCCGGAAGAGGGAGGTTTGCGCCCGCAGTTACTCGATCGCTTTGGCTTAACCGTAAATATCTCAGCGGAAAAAGAGGCAAAACATCGAACAGACATTCTAAAAACTGTACTTGAATTCGACCGAGCTTTGTCTTCTCCCGACCGAGTAAAGGCATTCTTTGAAGCAGCGCGTCCAAAGGGTGAGAAACTCAAGCAAAAGCTCGATCGCGCTAAGAAGAGGTTGTATGACGTGGAAGTACCCGATTCAATCGCCGACAAGTGCGCCGAGATTGCGGAGAAATTCGAC includes:
- a CDS encoding pentapeptide repeat-containing protein, translating into MSKNPKTNLLLSFRQRLVSFQQRLLLLLLIATILAAVWVSKPVLWPGGFGFEKGESVSTKSIERDAKGNVTKSVETTKIDEGKTLWDWLSLLGVPLSLAILGYWLQQMQQKRSEEVARAQRERDADETKEEVLQVYFDRLSVLLVDKNLLAIATKTKPAVEEKELLDSACDVIRARTLSILRRFEDDKERKTSVIRFLIEADIVGKLKLDVSGADLSYANLFGATLSRANLSFANLGDANLSRADLIDANLSDANLSRADLIDANLSDANLSFANLSFANLFGADLIGADLIGADLIGANLFGADLIGANLSGADLSSANLSSANLSSANLSGADLSGAKLIDVSNITVEDIQSTCFWQDAKFSDDFRAELDKAPEPKDKPDCSMWESK
- a CDS encoding CU044_2847 family protein, encoding MILLTQTKENRSQMAENQVLAKNTINVDGETIEIFVQVDKPTVRGGLGENERSDAVDKTIDAAKDMLADAMKLVKTSALRAYQSINSINETSRPDEWEVKMAVKLDSKVGAFIAELNAGAQLEVTMKWKVKS
- a CDS encoding AAA family ATPase — translated: MPSEENPCHKILPYTRIVGQEQLKLALELSYIAKGIGGVLLSGNRGSGKSTAVRAFGLLAYGELPVTLPMNATEDRVIGGWQIDALMKSEAKWQDGLLVEASKDNKQILYIDEVNLLDDRVVNIILDATSTGILEIQREGESKQELISFTLIGTMNPEEGGLRPQLLDRFGLTVNISAEKEAKHRTDILKTVLEFDRALSSPDRVKAFFEAARPKGEKLKQKLDRAKKRLYDVEVPDSIADKCAEIAEKFDIESNRGDYTLALAARALAAYEESNEVATDHIREVAAMALQHRRPMAVQSDRIVWSTEDDARLDELLSA